A genomic stretch from Sphingomonas faeni includes:
- a CDS encoding DsbA family oxidoreductase, which yields MLTSTSTPRTGLITVISDTICPWCFVGKRRLDTALSVLKREGLEFEVEWRPFQLNPDMPDEGSDRRIYRAAKFGTAKSDSLDAQMVEIGARSGIAFRYDLIERTPNTLASHVMIADARRAGGLMLQNAAVEALFTAYFVEGRDVGHPHVLCDIALQVGFDFGASVSAELWELTQQEDNEARQSGVSGVPTFLLDGHYLFSGAQPAEEMVRTLRSAFEKTADTEQAAWSGSQQ from the coding sequence ATGCTCACATCGACTTCGACGCCGCGAACGGGATTGATCACGGTCATTTCCGATACGATCTGCCCTTGGTGTTTCGTAGGTAAGCGTCGGTTGGACACTGCGCTATCGGTGCTGAAGCGTGAAGGACTCGAATTCGAAGTGGAATGGCGTCCATTCCAGCTGAATCCTGACATGCCGGACGAAGGTTCCGATCGGAGGATATATCGCGCTGCCAAGTTCGGAACGGCCAAGAGCGACTCGTTGGACGCCCAGATGGTGGAGATCGGCGCACGAAGCGGCATCGCGTTCCGGTACGACCTGATCGAACGGACCCCGAACACGCTTGCATCGCACGTCATGATCGCGGACGCACGCCGCGCCGGGGGATTGATGTTGCAGAATGCCGCCGTCGAGGCCCTGTTCACCGCCTATTTCGTCGAAGGTCGGGATGTGGGCCACCCCCATGTGCTGTGTGACATCGCTCTTCAGGTGGGTTTCGATTTCGGGGCGTCCGTCAGCGCCGAGCTTTGGGAACTGACCCAGCAGGAGGACAACGAAGCGCGACAGTCAGGCGTCAGCGGCGTTCCGACGTTCCTTCTCGACGGACATTACCTGTTCAGCGGGGCTCAGCCCGCGGAGGAAATGGTCCGGACGCTTCGTTCCGCCTTTGAAAAGACAGCCGACACAGAGCAGGCCGCATGGTCGGGGAGCCAGCAGTGA
- a CDS encoding FAD binding domain-containing protein, with protein MVGEPAVIRVAVAGGSVAGLGAGVALHRAGVDVHVFERDAGPLRSTGAGLVVQPELLALLQGDGAVLPMTHCSGRRYLGFDGAVGALQRMPQQFTSWDAVHGTLLSSFPGNRYHRGAPVDGLLDPARLDRGVTIEGSGPFHADLLIAADGAQSPTRRELFPELEADYAGYVAWRGTVLERDMSPDLVAAFDDVFTFSESRSGGHALAYFIPGDEMSTQAGQRRLNWVWYVGATVKERDELLVTRDGNQRRSSLRRGMARDDAVAELRRSAFQELHPLFARLVAAAPDPFLQTIVDLGVPRTVVGRTVLIGDAAFVVRPHTAGGAAKAARDALTIAEALRNAGADIDRALESFERQQMAYGRELLRYGIQLGRQWARL; from the coding sequence ATGGTCGGGGAGCCAGCAGTGATCCGGGTCGCAGTAGCGGGAGGATCGGTCGCCGGACTGGGTGCGGGCGTGGCGCTTCACCGGGCGGGCGTGGACGTGCACGTGTTCGAACGCGATGCCGGACCGCTGCGCTCGACCGGAGCCGGCCTCGTAGTCCAACCCGAACTCCTCGCGCTCCTGCAAGGCGATGGCGCGGTCCTGCCCATGACGCATTGCTCGGGGCGGCGCTACTTGGGTTTCGACGGGGCCGTAGGGGCCCTGCAGCGCATGCCGCAGCAGTTCACCTCTTGGGATGCCGTACATGGCACCCTGCTCTCGAGCTTTCCCGGGAACCGGTATCACCGTGGCGCGCCGGTCGATGGACTGCTCGATCCCGCAAGGTTGGATCGAGGGGTGACCATCGAAGGCTCCGGTCCGTTCCACGCCGACCTCCTTATCGCCGCGGACGGCGCGCAGTCTCCCACGAGACGCGAACTCTTCCCCGAACTGGAGGCTGATTACGCGGGCTATGTCGCCTGGCGCGGGACCGTTCTGGAGCGCGACATGTCCCCGGACCTGGTTGCAGCCTTCGACGACGTCTTTACCTTCAGCGAATCCCGGTCCGGCGGCCATGCTCTGGCCTATTTCATTCCAGGGGACGAGATGTCGACGCAGGCTGGGCAACGTCGCCTCAACTGGGTCTGGTACGTCGGAGCGACAGTCAAGGAACGTGACGAACTCCTCGTCACCCGCGACGGCAACCAACGCCGCTCCTCACTCAGGCGGGGCATGGCCAGGGACGACGCCGTGGCTGAACTCCGTCGGAGCGCGTTTCAAGAACTCCATCCTCTGTTCGCCCGCCTCGTCGCGGCTGCACCCGATCCGTTCCTTCAGACGATCGTCGATCTCGGAGTCCCGAGAACAGTCGTTGGTCGGACGGTGCTGATCGGTGACGCTGCCTTCGTCGTCCGTCCGCACACCGCTGGTGGAGCGGCGAAGGCCGCTCGCGACGCGCTTACCATTGCCGAGGCGTTGCGGAACGCAGGTGCGGACATCGATCGTGCACTTGAATCCTTCGAGCGTCAGCAGATGGCCTACGGCCGGGAACTGCTCCGCTATGGCATTCAGCTAGGTCGCCAGTGGGCTCGACTGTAG
- a CDS encoding DUF5131 family protein yields the protein MADGSAIEWTDATWNPVTGCTRITAGCDNCYALRFSERFRGVPGHPFENGFDLTLRPERISQPLSWRRSRMIFVNSMSDLFHKQVPRQFIDQVFDTMESANWHVFQVLTKRSSLMRDYLAERYSRSGAPKHIWFGVSVEEAQAKSRIDHLRAAPAGVRFLSIEPLIGSVGTIDLAGIHWVIVGGESGPGARPMAAEWVRDIRRQCGEQNVAFFFKQWGGFRPKSNGRSLDGREWNEMPKLVAA from the coding sequence ATGGCGGACGGCAGCGCCATCGAATGGACGGATGCAACGTGGAACCCGGTAACGGGCTGCACTCGCATCACCGCGGGATGCGACAACTGCTATGCCTTGCGCTTTTCGGAAAGGTTTCGGGGGGTACCAGGCCACCCATTCGAAAACGGTTTCGACCTGACCTTGCGACCTGAGCGTATCTCTCAGCCGCTTTCGTGGCGCCGCTCGAGAATGATATTCGTCAACTCGATGAGCGACCTGTTTCATAAGCAGGTTCCGCGGCAATTTATCGATCAGGTGTTCGATACAATGGAGAGCGCGAACTGGCACGTCTTTCAGGTCTTAACTAAACGTAGCTCGCTAATGCGCGACTATCTAGCGGAGCGTTACTCCCGAAGTGGCGCTCCGAAGCACATTTGGTTCGGAGTGTCTGTTGAGGAAGCGCAGGCTAAGTCTCGTATCGATCATCTCCGGGCAGCGCCTGCCGGCGTCCGATTCTTATCGATCGAACCGTTGATTGGCTCGGTTGGTACCATCGACCTAGCGGGCATCCACTGGGTCATTGTTGGCGGTGAGAGCGGACCAGGTGCGAGACCCATGGCTGCAGAATGGGTCCGCGACATAAGACGTCAATGCGGTGAGCAGAACGTCGCATTCTTCTTCAAGCAGTGGGGCGGATTTAGACCGAAGTCCAACGGACGATCGCTTGATGGTCGTGAGTGGAACGAGATGCCGAAATTGGTTGCTGCGTGA
- the tcmP gene encoding three-Cys-motif partner protein TcmP has protein sequence MTLTVAPVVPPEYLGREQAYIKHHFLRQYLGRLVHKIGSFADKVVYVDGFSGPWMSGTENYADTSFGIALKALTDAQESWRDMPVRARHIEMSAHLVELDAVAFDQLRSIGPHYPAVHVTPYNDKFLDVVVDIKNAIPAGAFSFVLVDPKGFALDMAKLRPLLARDRSEVVFNFMFDFANRFTNLPQLQATFDRLFVGVDWRNELDRLEEDPSTTPEQRKQAFLRWFKQAVKNVAGFRYVADVEIQYPGKNRTFYYLVYGTRKPAGMEVFRDCQIKSLEEQAAVAGRMQLQMENASPQGSLFGPPQPTRDLRLETALERERNAARSMMINMLSASETGMLWENVWPRVLSEHVISKSVLGRMAGDLRKAAIIEIPAWSSERKKVPDDGYRLHRSER, from the coding sequence GTGACGCTAACTGTTGCGCCAGTAGTTCCGCCAGAATACCTTGGGCGTGAACAGGCCTACATTAAGCACCATTTTCTTCGTCAGTATCTCGGCCGCCTCGTTCATAAGATTGGAAGTTTCGCGGATAAGGTCGTCTACGTAGATGGCTTTTCGGGTCCGTGGATGAGCGGTACAGAAAACTACGCCGACACGTCGTTCGGTATTGCATTAAAGGCTCTCACCGACGCTCAAGAATCCTGGCGGGACATGCCGGTTCGAGCACGCCACATTGAAATGTCTGCTCATTTGGTCGAACTGGATGCGGTTGCGTTTGATCAGTTGCGATCGATTGGGCCGCACTATCCCGCTGTTCACGTTACACCCTACAATGACAAATTTCTCGACGTCGTTGTCGACATTAAGAACGCTATTCCCGCGGGTGCTTTCAGTTTCGTGCTAGTCGATCCGAAGGGGTTCGCGCTGGATATGGCAAAACTTAGGCCATTGCTGGCGCGCGATCGCAGTGAAGTCGTCTTCAATTTCATGTTCGATTTTGCCAACCGGTTCACGAACCTTCCACAGCTTCAGGCGACGTTTGACCGCCTGTTCGTAGGCGTAGACTGGCGCAACGAGCTGGACCGTCTGGAAGAAGATCCTTCCACAACGCCAGAGCAACGGAAACAGGCCTTTCTTCGATGGTTCAAACAAGCAGTGAAGAACGTCGCAGGATTCCGCTATGTCGCCGACGTGGAAATTCAGTATCCAGGTAAAAATCGGACGTTTTACTATCTTGTTTACGGGACACGTAAACCTGCCGGTATGGAAGTGTTTCGTGACTGCCAGATCAAGTCCCTGGAGGAACAGGCTGCGGTTGCGGGTCGCATGCAACTTCAGATGGAAAATGCGAGCCCCCAAGGCTCTTTGTTCGGGCCGCCTCAGCCTACGCGGGATCTCCGTTTAGAGACGGCGTTGGAACGTGAACGTAACGCGGCGCGTAGCATGATGATTAACATGCTATCCGCGAGCGAGACTGGCATGCTGTGGGAGAACGTCTGGCCTCGAGTTCTATCAGAACACGTTATCAGTAAATCAGTATTGGGGCGTATGGCAGGCGATCTGCGCAAAGCCGCAATTATAGAGATACCCGCTTGGAGCAGCGAAAGGAAAAAAGTGCCCGACGACGGTTATCGACTCCACCGGTCTGAACGATAA
- a CDS encoding SDR family NAD(P)-dependent oxidoreductase translates to MNIDLTGKTAIVTGSTEGIGFAIATGLANAGATVVVNGRASAKVDAAVERIGGSARGVAADLGTIEGHDALVAAEPEADIVVSNLGIFQPADFFDTDDAVWERHWQINVMPGVRLARAYLPGMEAKGWGRFLLLASESAFNIPVEMIHYGVTKTADVALARGLAKRMAGTGVTVNSVLPGPTLSEGVAAMLEGERASSGRPIEDVAADFVTSHRSSSIIRRAATVEEVANMVVYLASPHASATTGASVRVDGGVIETL, encoded by the coding sequence TTGAACATTGATCTGACCGGCAAGACCGCCATCGTAACCGGCTCCACCGAAGGCATCGGCTTCGCCATCGCGACGGGATTGGCGAACGCTGGCGCCACCGTCGTCGTCAACGGGCGAGCCTCGGCCAAGGTCGATGCCGCGGTGGAACGCATCGGCGGATCCGCGCGGGGCGTTGCAGCCGATCTAGGCACGATCGAAGGTCACGATGCACTTGTCGCGGCGGAGCCGGAAGCGGACATCGTCGTCAGCAACCTCGGCATCTTCCAGCCCGCCGACTTCTTCGATACCGACGACGCGGTGTGGGAACGGCACTGGCAGATCAATGTGATGCCGGGCGTTCGGTTGGCCCGCGCCTATCTGCCGGGGATGGAAGCCAAAGGTTGGGGCCGTTTCCTTCTTCTCGCTTCGGAATCGGCCTTCAACATACCTGTGGAAATGATCCACTACGGCGTGACCAAGACCGCAGACGTCGCGCTCGCGCGCGGTCTTGCAAAGCGGATGGCCGGGACCGGGGTGACTGTGAATTCGGTCCTGCCGGGTCCGACCCTGTCAGAGGGGGTTGCAGCGATGCTGGAAGGCGAGCGGGCGAGCAGCGGTCGTCCCATCGAAGACGTTGCTGCGGACTTCGTCACGTCTCATCGATCGAGCTCGATCATACGGCGAGCCGCAACCGTGGAGGAGGTGGCGAACATGGTCGTCTATCTCGCATCTCCCCACGCTTCCGCGACGACTGGTGCGTCGGTCCGCGTCGATGGCGGCGTTATCGAGACGCTTTAG